One window from the genome of Rickettsiella endosymbiont of Xylota segnis encodes:
- a CDS encoding LapA family protein: MRCITYLFLMVLFILGLIFAGLNADLVSVNYYWDTKRLPLSLLTILSFILGGLLGLLTALITYIKLKYVNRRLRHRLILVEKELSNLRALPFKDQH, encoded by the coding sequence ATGCGATGCATTACATATTTGTTCCTGATGGTATTATTTATATTGGGACTTATTTTTGCTGGTCTGAATGCCGATCTGGTCAGTGTAAATTATTATTGGGACACTAAACGATTACCGCTTTCTTTATTAACCATACTTAGTTTTATTTTAGGTGGTTTATTAGGTTTATTAACTGCTTTAATTACCTATATAAAACTCAAGTATGTTAATCGGCGTTTGCGACATCGATTGATCTTAGTTGAAAAAGAACTGAGCAACTTAAGAGCTTTGCCATTTAAAGATCAGCATTAA
- a CDS encoding aldehyde dehydrogenase family protein, translating into MPIKLDLSYGPLINGVFELSGKEVSPAIDPATGKHLANIHYCTADDVARAVSAAENAYPAWRSFGQKERAELINKLADALEGDMERLARIDMHDVGRCISEVRKDYLTAIRHYRYFASIIMAYEDFGKEISDGYYLAKREPLGVCGQIIPWNAPAIIASFKLAPALATGNTIVLKPDENASLSTLELGKHINAIFPSGVVNIVTGLGDIVGNALTHNKKVRKLSFTGSTEVGKLVAKVAGERLVPVTLELGGKSPNIVFPDIEDIDAVVDNVTFAAIHNNGQSCLAGTRLFVHADIFDAFTEKMVESFKRVKQGSPEDENSRVSCLISKKQGEQVLNYIDIGIKEGAELLVGGSRKIVKNCEHGYFIEPTIFLAKNDMRICQEEIFGPVLTLMKWDNYEEMLYQANDVEYGLAAGIYTSSLKNALETADKLAAGSIWINRYSNISEGTAFGGYKNSGIGREFCRETLNSYTQIKTVTIQTQVPEAWFSPYILS; encoded by the coding sequence ATGCCTATTAAATTAGATTTATCATATGGACCATTAATTAATGGTGTTTTTGAGCTGAGTGGAAAAGAGGTCTCCCCAGCCATTGATCCTGCAACAGGTAAGCATTTGGCAAATATACATTATTGTACTGCCGACGATGTTGCGCGTGCTGTTTCTGCTGCTGAAAATGCATATCCAGCATGGAGATCATTCGGTCAAAAGGAGAGAGCGGAGTTAATTAATAAATTGGCGGACGCGTTGGAAGGCGACATGGAGCGGTTGGCTAGAATTGATATGCATGATGTTGGACGTTGCATTAGTGAAGTAAGAAAAGATTATCTAACAGCGATCCGGCATTATCGTTATTTCGCATCGATTATCATGGCCTATGAAGATTTTGGCAAGGAAATTTCTGATGGTTATTACTTAGCTAAGAGAGAACCTCTGGGAGTATGCGGACAAATTATTCCCTGGAATGCCCCTGCGATTATTGCTTCTTTTAAACTTGCTCCAGCGCTAGCTACAGGTAATACCATTGTTTTAAAGCCAGATGAAAATGCTTCTCTTTCAACGTTGGAGCTTGGAAAGCATATTAACGCTATTTTTCCTTCGGGAGTAGTAAATATAGTGACAGGTCTTGGTGATATAGTCGGTAATGCGTTGACTCACAACAAAAAGGTTAGGAAGTTGTCTTTTACTGGCAGTACAGAAGTTGGAAAATTAGTTGCAAAAGTAGCAGGTGAGAGGTTGGTGCCTGTAACTTTGGAACTCGGCGGAAAAAGTCCAAATATCGTTTTTCCTGATATTGAAGATATTGATGCAGTCGTCGATAATGTTACATTCGCGGCAATCCATAATAATGGACAGTCTTGCCTTGCAGGTACAAGATTATTTGTTCATGCCGATATTTTTGATGCCTTTACAGAAAAAATGGTTGAATCCTTTAAAAGGGTAAAACAAGGTTCTCCTGAAGATGAAAATTCAAGAGTAAGTTGTCTCATTTCAAAAAAGCAGGGAGAACAAGTGCTAAATTATATTGATATTGGGATAAAAGAAGGTGCTGAACTTCTTGTCGGTGGCTCAAGAAAAATAGTAAAAAACTGTGAACATGGTTATTTTATCGAACCAACCATTTTTTTAGCAAAGAATGATATGCGCATATGTCAAGAAGAGATTTTTGGTCCGGTGTTGACACTGATGAAATGGGATAATTATGAAGAAATGCTATATCAAGCTAACGATGTAGAGTATGGACTTGCAGCAGGAATTTACACAAGTAGTTTGAAAAATGCTTTAGAAACAGCAGATAAATTAGCGGCGGGTTCAATTTGGATTAACCGTTATTCCAATATTTCAGAGGGTACTGCTTTTGGTGGATATAAAAATAGTGGGATCGGCCGAGAGTTTTGTCGAGAAACACTTAATTCGTATACTCAAATTAAAACCGTCACTATACAAACACAAGTTCCAGAAGCTTGGTTTTCTCCTTATATTTTATCGTAG
- the pyrF gene encoding orotidine-5'-phosphate decarboxylase produces MSKKNKKLSFAERATVCLNASAQRLCQLIAEKQTNLCLSADVSHAAELLSLLDKVGEEICLLKTHVDILSDFTPNFIKQLKHLAEKHQFLIFEDRKFADIGYTVKQQYAGGVYQIADWADFVNAHTVPGPGVIQGLQEVGLPRGRGLLLLAEMSSTGSLATGAYTEASISMAKHYPDFVMGFIAQHQLTENPGLIHMTPGVQSDAKAADGLGQHYISPEQAITQNGTDIIIVGRGIYQAKDPAAKAQHYRKLAWKAYLACC; encoded by the coding sequence ATGTCAAAAAAAAATAAAAAATTAAGTTTTGCCGAACGAGCAACGGTTTGTTTAAACGCAAGTGCGCAACGTTTATGTCAACTGATAGCAGAAAAACAAACTAATCTTTGTTTATCTGCTGATGTTAGTCATGCTGCTGAATTACTAAGTTTACTTGATAAAGTAGGCGAGGAAATTTGCCTATTAAAAACCCATGTCGATATATTGTCTGATTTCACACCTAATTTTATTAAGCAACTGAAACATTTAGCTGAAAAGCATCAGTTTTTAATCTTTGAAGATCGTAAATTTGCTGATATTGGTTATACCGTTAAACAACAATATGCGGGAGGGGTCTACCAGATCGCCGATTGGGCAGATTTCGTTAATGCCCACACGGTTCCTGGTCCAGGCGTAATCCAAGGTTTACAAGAAGTCGGCCTCCCGAGAGGACGCGGGTTATTGTTACTTGCGGAAATGAGTTCCACGGGTTCTTTAGCCACAGGCGCTTATACCGAAGCGAGTATTAGCATGGCTAAACACTATCCCGATTTTGTCATGGGGTTTATTGCTCAGCATCAATTAACCGAAAACCCAGGTCTCATCCACATGACCCCTGGCGTTCAATCCGATGCTAAAGCTGCCGATGGTCTTGGTCAACACTATATCTCTCCCGAACAGGCGATTACACAAAATGGCACGGATATCATTATAGTCGGTCGGGGTATTTATCAAGCAAAGGATCCTGCGGCGAAAGCCCAGCACTACCGAAAATTGGCTTGGAAGGCTTATTTAGCATGTTGTTAA
- the lapB gene encoding lipopolysaccharide assembly protein LapB has protein sequence MLELLFLLLPIAAASGWYIAYFQFSNSSSSKKHECNREYLRGLNYLLNEQSDKAVDTFIKILEVDIETVETHLALGVLFRRRGEIDRAIRLHQNLIARPNLAHAQKLQALLALGRDYYCAGLLDRAERLFFEVINHDDSEYARIAVRYLLEIYQQQKRWEIAIKQAKKISKWDSKIFKNIAHYHCELAQNLLNTQANQKEVIKLLELALKYDAHCVRANLIKGKLAITAEKWEEAITIYQAIKKQDPDYITETLEPLNQCYLQHQSGLIGLLSYLHETLAEHAQTPLSLAIVKLIQEKDNDKALQFLTQQLQAKPSLPGLYQLVDLHLAQESCSLTDKSNLNSLKGLIKKLMENKPVYRCLSCGFNSKILDWLCPACRNWSTIKPL, from the coding sequence ATGCTGGAGTTACTGTTTCTATTGCTTCCGATTGCCGCCGCTTCTGGTTGGTATATCGCTTATTTTCAATTTTCTAATTCAAGTTCGAGTAAGAAACATGAATGCAATCGTGAGTATTTACGTGGTTTAAATTATTTACTCAATGAGCAGTCCGATAAAGCGGTTGATACCTTTATTAAGATACTCGAGGTTGACATTGAAACAGTGGAAACTCACTTAGCCTTAGGTGTGTTATTCCGTCGGCGAGGTGAAATTGATCGTGCTATTAGGCTGCACCAAAATTTGATTGCTAGGCCTAATCTTGCCCATGCACAAAAATTGCAGGCGTTGTTAGCCTTAGGAAGAGATTATTATTGCGCAGGTTTATTAGATAGGGCAGAGCGTTTATTTTTCGAAGTGATCAACCATGATGATAGCGAATATGCCCGTATCGCCGTACGCTATCTATTAGAAATTTACCAACAACAAAAACGTTGGGAAATTGCCATTAAGCAGGCGAAAAAAATTTCAAAATGGGATAGCAAGATTTTTAAAAATATTGCTCACTATCATTGTGAATTAGCACAAAATTTATTAAACACTCAAGCGAACCAAAAAGAAGTCATTAAACTTTTAGAGCTTGCTTTAAAGTATGATGCACATTGTGTTCGCGCTAATCTGATTAAAGGAAAATTGGCTATTACCGCGGAAAAATGGGAAGAAGCGATCACTATCTATCAAGCGATAAAAAAACAAGACCCCGATTATATTACTGAAACCTTAGAGCCACTTAATCAATGTTACTTACAACATCAATCGGGATTGATAGGACTACTCAGTTATTTACATGAAACGCTTGCCGAGCATGCGCAGACGCCGCTTTCATTGGCTATTGTTAAATTGATTCAAGAAAAAGATAACGATAAAGCACTACAGTTTCTGACTCAGCAATTACAAGCAAAGCCTTCGCTACCTGGTCTCTATCAATTAGTTGACTTGCATTTAGCACAAGAAAGTTGTTCTCTGACCGATAAAAGTAATTTAAATAGTTTAAAAGGTCTTATCAAAAAATTAATGGAAAATAAACCGGTCTATCGATGCTTAAGCTGTGGTTTTAATAGCAAAATTCTCGATTGGTTATGCCCAGCTTGTCGTAATTGGAGTACGATTAAACCATTATAA
- the cmk gene encoding (d)CMP kinase, whose protein sequence is MLLTPEKKLPIPVITIDGPSGSGKGTISHLLAQELGWHFLDSGAIYRAAAWIAIATQTPIEEDSLIPLATNLALNFSVHSSEQLLRIFWRQQDITDDIRTEEIGQLASKLGGYPKVRQALLAYQRAFRRAPGLVADGRDMGSIVFPDAQLKIFLEASLEERAKRRYLQLKARGKHVSLNAVRVELEQRDRQDRRRPVAPLIAPKEAITIDTTHLSIQEVLQLIKSKLPQAQAKT, encoded by the coding sequence ATGTTGTTAACACCCGAAAAAAAATTGCCTATTCCGGTGATTACCATAGACGGCCCAAGTGGTTCAGGTAAGGGTACGATTAGCCACTTATTAGCCCAAGAACTAGGTTGGCATTTTCTCGATAGCGGGGCTATTTATCGCGCCGCCGCCTGGATTGCGATAGCCACACAAACGCCTATTGAAGAAGATAGCTTGATTCCTTTAGCGACAAACTTAGCGCTAAATTTTAGCGTTCATTCTTCTGAACAGTTGCTTAGAATTTTTTGGCGACAGCAGGATATTACTGATGACATTCGTACCGAAGAAATAGGTCAATTAGCCTCGAAATTAGGGGGCTATCCTAAGGTTCGGCAGGCATTATTAGCCTATCAACGAGCATTTCGTCGTGCTCCCGGTTTGGTAGCAGACGGTCGGGATATGGGCAGTATTGTTTTTCCTGACGCACAACTTAAAATTTTCCTTGAAGCGAGTCTCGAAGAACGTGCTAAACGGCGTTATTTACAGTTGAAGGCAAGGGGGAAGCATGTTAGCCTTAACGCTGTGCGAGTAGAGCTTGAGCAACGTGATCGTCAAGATAGGCGGCGCCCAGTAGCGCCACTCATAGCGCCTAAGGAAGCTATTACTATCGATACGACGCACTTAAGCATTCAAGAGGTGTTACAACTTATCAAAAGTAAGTTACCACAGGCTCAAGCGAAAACGTAA
- a CDS encoding M66 family metalloprotease, which produces MEFKPATETSSDEMRCIRKEDYTKASYLSEIKNENEPPLYNNQISNATLNQVVFDELPIINDLTGSFAARICYAQNIIIYQRRIPNESRPTLVAQRDTLLMVQPLSPPSSAISVTGRSANGSTLGIVVLEPPESLPQVDSPGNTNIIYARNMWTRILPAHWINPGLTLTFNVSGQTSTLNNIIIGAPNEVIFQTIDIGMLIEPRNNYPFANSPALHLDYYQKIPVSRLIVGEYESVHFNRVVLPNGTIYTTRSATNGDWHTGDMREYIAKILISQGINFANYGINSSDATSELPGYVAFMITAHNARGVYANGVQVHGGSGGNGMLTIDDSLGNEWSHEAGHAYSLGHFPGEWQGSSHQRAVPGVINAGWGWDRHNNRFIANFFWDRGGNQTCCGGSIPPFQGNRFNTDAMASGHASSPLSYYTLHTPYVLNIIQNFVEQYAVFSKDSPTGFKIWNSQTREFINYTNYVRAPAYIISRQSQFNIIATANDPNGNYIRTQLLRMGAVDIIPSNGNWTQNVRLPAAELQLENSIVFVDNGAQLTINILVNNQIFPVMYRHTSTFVVQNGNWIQQTNNAGLPLNIIPQNDIGVADPCNILYKEGGECNWPINPCNRGQNECGWNSIDPYNADKTEYNWKDNKDHYNQNSGSKCGSERRIDSHLIHNESVDFENFECGVRTPNGSPYCTLTSSPPSLFSSNAVYRINTQAQLALLENDTNGTYISERLQSYEEVEIITSDGNWISRIAFPSAAQVPPGRIISFTNRATWSVELIVNGQQTTYATGESVRYVSENNVWRRPLDNSDPIGTRIPRHFGVPVTTLVGYYDPENSLPSTIYPALHGGYGFVYAPNTDINSNNCYLRIHILSGIVHYQLARGRINTNAMNKFHVNIRQSDRPTRAEIVVRGSVVTSLALNLPRRPLGYTVNGIRSNSVKYVIDKADIIELNTSMKKMMDYFSEYFTVSISPTKNDQLTHIELPQFAYEGQRLVIAEKVCSPLTVILGDQRQFIIPRGERATFVYSENCWEKETAKIEKCA; this is translated from the coding sequence ATGGAATTTAAACCAGCAACTGAAACTAGTTCTGATGAAATGAGATGCATAAGGAAAGAAGATTATACTAAAGCTTCCTATTTATCAGAAATAAAAAATGAAAATGAACCACCATTATACAATAATCAAATTTCTAACGCTACGCTAAATCAAGTTGTATTTGATGAGCTTCCTATCATTAATGATCTTACCGGCAGCTTTGCGGCTAGAATATGTTACGCTCAAAATATCATAATTTATCAAAGAAGAATTCCAAATGAGAGTCGTCCGACTTTAGTGGCGCAACGAGATACGCTGCTCATGGTGCAACCTTTATCTCCTCCGTCATCAGCAATTTCTGTTACTGGCCGAAGCGCTAACGGCTCTACCCTGGGTATAGTGGTTCTTGAACCTCCAGAAAGTCTTCCTCAAGTAGACTCACCAGGCAACACAAATATTATTTATGCAAGAAATATGTGGACGCGTATCCTGCCTGCTCATTGGATTAATCCCGGCTTAACACTGACTTTTAATGTTAGTGGTCAAACAAGTACTTTAAACAATATTATTATTGGTGCCCCCAATGAAGTTATTTTCCAAACTATTGATATTGGCATGTTAATAGAACCCCGAAATAATTACCCTTTTGCTAACTCACCTGCTCTGCATCTTGATTATTATCAAAAAATTCCAGTTAGTCGTCTTATTGTTGGAGAATATGAATCCGTTCATTTCAATCGAGTAGTGCTCCCGAATGGCACAATTTATACGACCCGATCTGCAACTAATGGCGATTGGCATACTGGAGATATGCGCGAATATATTGCTAAAATCCTTATATCTCAAGGTATAAACTTTGCTAATTATGGCATCAATAGTTCGGATGCAACATCAGAGCTTCCAGGTTATGTTGCATTTATGATCACTGCGCACAATGCACGTGGTGTATATGCAAATGGAGTACAAGTACACGGTGGCAGCGGTGGAAATGGAATGCTCACTATTGATGACTCTTTAGGCAATGAATGGAGCCATGAAGCAGGTCATGCGTACAGCCTTGGACACTTTCCAGGAGAATGGCAAGGTTCATCCCATCAACGTGCCGTTCCTGGAGTTATTAATGCAGGATGGGGATGGGATCGTCATAATAATCGTTTTATTGCTAATTTCTTTTGGGACAGAGGGGGAAATCAAACTTGTTGTGGTGGCAGTATCCCCCCTTTCCAAGGAAACCGTTTTAACACAGATGCGATGGCCAGTGGACACGCAAGCTCACCATTATCTTACTATACCTTGCATACCCCCTATGTGCTTAATATTATCCAGAATTTTGTGGAACAATATGCTGTTTTTTCTAAAGATTCACCGACCGGTTTTAAAATATGGAACTCACAGACTCGGGAATTCATTAATTATACTAACTATGTAAGAGCACCTGCTTATATTATTAGCCGGCAATCTCAGTTCAATATTATTGCTACCGCCAATGATCCTAATGGAAATTATATTCGAACCCAGCTTTTGCGTATGGGGGCAGTGGACATAATACCCAGTAATGGTAATTGGACCCAAAATGTTCGCCTTCCTGCAGCAGAGTTGCAACTTGAGAATAGTATTGTATTTGTAGATAATGGGGCGCAATTAACAATTAATATCCTTGTTAATAATCAAATATTTCCAGTCATGTACCGGCATACCAGTACTTTTGTAGTACAAAATGGGAATTGGATTCAACAAACCAATAATGCAGGCTTGCCTCTGAATATAATTCCACAAAATGATATCGGCGTTGCGGATCCTTGTAATATTCTATATAAAGAAGGTGGAGAGTGTAATTGGCCAATCAATCCTTGTAACCGTGGGCAAAATGAATGCGGCTGGAATAGCATAGATCCTTATAATGCTGATAAAACTGAATATAATTGGAAAGACAATAAAGATCACTACAATCAGAATAGCGGTAGTAAATGCGGTAGCGAAAGGAGAATAGATTCTCACCTTATCCATAATGAATCAGTGGATTTTGAAAACTTCGAATGCGGAGTCCGTACACCTAACGGCTCACCTTATTGCACATTAACGTCTTCACCACCTTCACTTTTTTCCAGTAATGCTGTCTATCGTATTAATACACAAGCGCAATTAGCACTATTAGAAAATGATACAAATGGTACGTATATTAGTGAAAGGTTGCAGAGTTATGAAGAAGTAGAAATTATTACTTCGGACGGCAATTGGATAAGTAGGATTGCTTTCCCTTCGGCTGCCCAAGTTCCTCCTGGTCGGATTATTTCCTTTACAAACCGTGCAACATGGAGTGTAGAATTGATTGTTAATGGACAACAAACCACCTATGCTACGGGGGAAAGTGTGCGTTATGTGTCTGAAAATAACGTCTGGCGCCGTCCATTAGACAATAGTGATCCTATTGGAACACGAATTCCTCGCCATTTTGGTGTACCAGTAACAACCTTAGTGGGATATTATGACCCAGAAAATAGCCTACCCAGTACTATTTATCCTGCATTGCACGGGGGATATGGATTTGTTTATGCGCCCAATACAGATATAAATTCCAATAATTGCTATTTGAGGATACATATTCTGAGTGGGATTGTTCATTATCAATTAGCCAGGGGGCGTATCAATACAAATGCCATGAATAAATTCCATGTTAATATAAGGCAGTCAGACAGACCAACAAGAGCAGAAATAGTAGTACGTGGAAGCGTTGTGACTTCGTTAGCACTCAATCTCCCAAGAAGACCACTTGGATACACGGTCAATGGAATACGTTCTAATTCTGTAAAATATGTAATTGATAAGGCTGATATTATAGAACTGAATACTTCTATGAAAAAAATGATGGACTACTTTAGTGAGTATTTTACTGTTAGTATTTCTCCCACTAAAAACGATCAATTGACCCATATTGAGCTACCTCAATTCGCCTATGAAGGTCAACGATTAGTGATTGCCGAAAAAGTGTGTTCTCCTCTCACCGTCATTTTAGGTGATCAGCGACAATTTATTATCCCGAGAGGTGAAAGGGCAACTTTTGTTTACAGTGAAAATTGTTGGGAAAAAGAGACCGCTAAGATAGAAAAGTGTGCGTAA
- a CDS encoding ABC-F family ATP-binding cassette domain-containing protein, which translates to MISINQLSMAYGEKLLFYDVNLILSTHSRYALVGANGAGKSTFLKLLTGVEQPIDGTLSIPKIASVGWLKQDQFRYENTLISDIVLQGKPGLWQALQEKDKLLQSDLHNEKNLNRLGKLEEEIARLNGYSANALAAKLLMGLGIQLEYHEKPLSTLSGGFKLRVLLAQALFQEPDILLLDEPTNHLDFISIVWLEKYLKNEFSGLLLFISHDVEFINRLADQILDVDYGEIRAYSGNYEKFLAEKQLIIEQKLQEKRSVELKIASMQSFVDRFRASANRAKMAQSRVKMIAKMEIPDIKQSSRLSPTFQFVALRPSGKWVVRVNGLTKNFNEKKLFQQLNFEIKRGEKVAIMGENGIGKSTLIKILLDTIQSDQGSVEWGYETHVSYFSQDHHDLLNKHATVLAWLEQYAAGISEQSIRKTLAQVLFNKEDVLKDILALSGGEAARLLLAKMVLEPANVLILDEPTNHLDIEATEALATALRNYPGTLLFVSHDRHFINKIANRILFISHEKKLQDVKHLDEINID; encoded by the coding sequence ATGATATCGATTAATCAACTTAGCATGGCGTATGGCGAAAAGCTGTTATTTTATGACGTTAATCTTATTCTATCTACACACAGCCGTTATGCCTTAGTCGGTGCGAATGGCGCTGGTAAGTCTACTTTTTTAAAATTACTCACCGGCGTAGAACAACCCATCGACGGCACGCTGTCAATTCCTAAAATCGCTAGCGTTGGATGGTTGAAACAGGATCAATTTCGCTATGAAAATACGCTGATTAGCGATATTGTCTTGCAAGGTAAACCTGGCTTATGGCAAGCGCTACAAGAAAAAGATAAATTATTACAAAGTGATTTACATAACGAAAAAAACCTCAATCGTTTAGGTAAACTTGAAGAAGAAATTGCACGTCTGAATGGCTATAGCGCCAATGCTTTAGCGGCCAAGCTTTTAATGGGTTTAGGAATACAGCTTGAATATCATGAAAAACCATTAAGTACACTCTCTGGTGGCTTTAAACTACGTGTTTTACTGGCTCAAGCCTTATTTCAAGAGCCGGATATTTTATTATTAGATGAACCGACCAATCATTTGGATTTTATCTCTATCGTCTGGTTAGAAAAATATTTAAAAAATGAATTTTCTGGTTTACTACTGTTTATTTCTCATGATGTGGAATTCATTAATCGTTTGGCCGACCAAATACTCGATGTCGATTATGGCGAAATACGCGCCTACAGTGGTAACTATGAAAAATTTCTTGCTGAAAAACAATTAATTATTGAACAAAAACTGCAAGAAAAACGCAGCGTGGAACTTAAAATTGCCAGCATGCAAAGTTTTGTGGATAGATTTCGTGCCAGTGCCAACCGAGCGAAAATGGCCCAATCTCGTGTGAAAATGATAGCAAAAATGGAAATTCCTGATATTAAACAATCTTCGCGATTATCCCCTACGTTTCAATTCGTAGCGCTACGCCCTTCTGGAAAATGGGTAGTGCGTGTTAACGGATTAACCAAAAATTTTAACGAGAAAAAACTTTTTCAGCAGTTAAACTTCGAAATTAAGCGCGGTGAAAAAGTTGCGATTATGGGTGAAAACGGGATTGGTAAATCAACACTCATTAAAATATTACTTGATACGATTCAATCTGATCAAGGCAGTGTTGAGTGGGGCTATGAAACCCATGTGAGTTACTTTTCGCAAGACCATCATGACTTACTAAATAAACATGCTACTGTTTTAGCCTGGTTAGAACAGTATGCTGCTGGCATCAGTGAACAATCGATACGTAAAACCTTGGCACAAGTTTTATTTAATAAAGAAGATGTCCTTAAAGATATTTTAGCCCTAAGCGGCGGTGAAGCAGCACGCTTATTACTCGCGAAAATGGTATTAGAACCCGCGAATGTCTTGATTCTGGATGAACCTACTAACCATTTAGATATCGAAGCCACTGAAGCCTTGGCGACGGCTTTACGAAATTATCCTGGCACCTTACTCTTTGTGAGTCACGATCGGCATTTCATCAACAAAATAGCGAACCGGATCTTATTTATTTCTCACGAAAAAAAGCTGCAGGATGTGAAGCATTTAGATGAGATTAACATAGATTAA
- the rpsA gene encoding 30S ribosomal protein S1, protein MSESFAQLLEENFSERIFYTGMIITGTVVRIEKDRVVVNANLKSEGLIPIEQFYNEAGELEVQVGDQIDVSIESLEDGFGETRLSREKAKRAEMWTALQRAHDADTVVTGKVTGKVKGGFTVEIGNLRAFLPGSLVDVRPVRDSSIIEGKDLEFKVIKLDPKRNNIVLSRRAVLESEGQAGREQLLTELEEGQVIKGIVKNLADYGAFIDLGGIDGLLHVTDISWKRVKQPSEVLTIGDEIEVVVLKIERDRGRVSLGLKQLVGDPWEDLVKRYPVGTRLKGKVTNVTDYGCFVEIEEGVEGLVHVSEMDWTNKNINPNKIVQAGMEIEVVVLDIDSDRRRISLGIKQCKSNPWEDFANTHAKGERITGKIKSITDFGLFIGLPGNIDGLVHLSDIAWNISGEDAVRKYKKGDELETIILSIDPERERISLGIKQLDTESSHPFDKYSKDQMVKGKITEVNDEGVKVDLGNNIEAQLKLAEYGEEGKNFEVGQEIDARILNLDRKNRHISLSLLPLEEKAVTK, encoded by the coding sequence ATGAGTGAGAGTTTTGCACAGTTACTCGAGGAGAATTTCTCCGAACGTATTTTTTACACCGGGATGATTATTACCGGGACCGTTGTCCGCATCGAAAAAGACCGAGTTGTTGTCAATGCGAATTTAAAATCCGAAGGTTTGATTCCCATTGAGCAATTTTATAATGAAGCCGGCGAGTTAGAAGTCCAAGTTGGCGACCAAATTGATGTCAGCATAGAATCTTTAGAAGATGGTTTTGGTGAAACACGTTTATCGCGTGAAAAAGCCAAACGTGCAGAAATGTGGACGGCGTTACAGCGTGCACACGATGCCGATACAGTGGTGACGGGGAAGGTCACTGGAAAAGTAAAAGGTGGTTTTACAGTAGAAATCGGTAATCTGCGCGCTTTCTTACCGGGTTCATTAGTGGATGTACGTCCGGTACGTGATTCTAGCATTATCGAAGGTAAAGACCTGGAATTTAAGGTCATTAAGCTCGATCCTAAGCGTAACAATATTGTTTTATCACGACGCGCGGTACTGGAATCCGAAGGTCAAGCCGGACGCGAACAGTTATTAACTGAATTAGAAGAAGGTCAAGTCATTAAGGGTATCGTAAAAAACTTAGCCGATTACGGTGCATTTATCGATTTAGGTGGCATTGATGGTTTATTACACGTCACCGATATTTCCTGGAAGCGTGTCAAACAACCGAGTGAAGTATTAACCATAGGCGATGAAATTGAAGTCGTGGTGCTCAAGATCGAAAGAGATAGAGGTCGAGTGTCATTAGGGCTGAAACAATTAGTCGGCGATCCTTGGGAAGACTTAGTTAAACGTTATCCTGTCGGTACACGTTTGAAAGGTAAAGTGACTAATGTGACCGATTATGGTTGCTTTGTCGAAATAGAAGAAGGTGTTGAAGGTTTAGTCCACGTTTCAGAAATGGATTGGACCAATAAAAACATTAATCCGAATAAAATTGTTCAAGCAGGTATGGAAATTGAGGTCGTCGTATTAGATATTGATTCGGATCGACGTCGTATTTCTTTAGGTATTAAACAGTGTAAATCTAATCCTTGGGAAGATTTCGCGAATACGCATGCTAAAGGCGAACGCATTACCGGTAAAATCAAATCGATTACTGATTTCGGTCTCTTCATCGGTTTACCCGGTAACATCGATGGCTTAGTCCATTTATCGGATATCGCATGGAATATATCCGGCGAAGATGCGGTACGTAAGTACAAAAAAGGTGATGAATTAGAAACGATTATCTTATCGATAGATCCTGAGCGTGAACGTATTTCGCTAGGTATCAAACAATTGGATACCGAATCATCGCATCCTTTTGATAAATACAGTAAAGACCAAATGGTCAAAGGAAAAATAACTGAAGTCAACGACGAAGGGGTGAAAGTTGATTTAGGTAATAATATCGAAGCTCAGCTTAAACTAGCTGAGTATGGCGAAGAAGGAAAAAATTTTGAAGTGGGACAAGAAATAGATGCAAGAATTTTAAATCTTGATCGAAAAAATCGTCACATTTCACTTTCTCTCCTTCCTTTAGAAGAAAAAGCAGTCACTAAATAA